The following proteins come from a genomic window of Streptococcus pneumoniae:
- the lacG gene encoding 6-phospho-beta-galactosidase, protein MENLQVKALPKEFLLGAATAAYQVEGATRVDGKGTNMWDVYLQENSPFLPDPASDFYYRYEEDIALAAEHGLQALRLSISWVRIFPDIDGEPNILAVRYYHRVFQSCLKHNVIPFVSLHHFDSPQKMLETGDWLNRENIDRFIRYARFCFQEFTEVKHWFTINELMSLAAGQYIGGQFPPNHHFQLSEAIQANHNMLLAHALAVREFHQLGIEGKIGCIHALKPGYPIDGQKENILAAKRYDVYNNKFLLDGTFLGYYSEDTLFHLNQILEANNSSFIIEDGDLEIMKRAAALNTMFGMNYYRSEFIREYKGENRQEFNSTGIKGQSSFKLNALGEFVKKPGIPTTDWDWNIYPQGLFDMLLRIKEEYPQHPVIYLTENGTALKEVKPEGENDIIDDSKRIRYIEQHLHKVLEARDRGVNIQGYFIWSLQDQFSWANGYNKRYGLFFVDYETQKRYIKKSALWVKGLKRN, encoded by the coding sequence ATGGAAAATTTACAGGTTAAAGCCTTACCGAAGGAGTTTTTATTAGGAGCTGCTACCGCTGCTTATCAAGTAGAGGGTGCAACTAGGGTAGATGGCAAAGGAACAAATATGTGGGATGTTTATTTGCAAGAAAACAGTCCGTTTTTACCAGATCCGGCTAGTGATTTTTATTATCGTTACGAAGAGGATATAGCTTTGGCGGCAGAACATGGTTTGCAGGCTTTGCGTTTATCTATTTCTTGGGTTCGTATATTTCCTGATATAGATGGGGAGCCTAATATATTAGCTGTTCGTTATTACCATAGAGTCTTTCAGTCTTGCTTAAAACATAATGTGATTCCGTTTGTTTCTTTACATCATTTTGATTCGCCTCAGAAAATGTTAGAAACAGGGGATTGGTTGAATAGAGAGAATATTGATCGTTTCATACGATATGCTCGCTTTTGTTTCCAAGAATTTACAGAAGTCAAGCATTGGTTTACAATCAATGAACTGATGTCTCTTGCTGCAGGTCAATATATAGGAGGTCAGTTTCCTCCAAATCATCATTTTCAATTATCTGAAGCAATTCAAGCGAATCATAATATGTTGTTGGCGCATGCTCTTGCAGTCCGCGAATTTCATCAATTAGGGATTGAGGGAAAGATAGGTTGTATTCATGCTTTAAAGCCAGGCTATCCTATTGATGGGCAAAAAGAAAATATTTTGGCAGCTAAACGGTATGATGTTTATAATAATAAATTTCTATTAGATGGAACTTTTTTGGGCTACTACAGTGAGGACACGCTTTTTCACTTGAATCAAATATTGGAAGCTAATAATTCTAGCTTTATTATTGAAGATGGTGATTTAGAAATTATGAAGAGAGCTGCAGCTCTTAATACGATGTTTGGGATGAATTATTATCGTTCAGAATTTATTCGTGAATACAAAGGTGAAAATAGACAAGAATTTAATTCAACAGGAATAAAAGGACAGTCTTCTTTTAAATTAAATGCTCTAGGTGAATTTGTAAAAAAACCTGGTATTCCGACAACAGATTGGGATTGGAATATTTATCCTCAAGGGTTATTTGATATGTTGCTTCGTATCAAAGAAGAATATCCTCAACATCCGGTCATTTATTTAACTGAAAATGGTACAGCCCTTAAAGAAGTTAAGCCAGAGGGCGAGAATGATATTATTGATGACAGTAAGAGAATCCGTTATATTGAGCAACATTTACACAAAGTTTTAGAGGCTCGAGATAGAGGAGTCAATATTCAAGGCTATTTTATATGGTCTTTGCAAGATCAATTTTCTTGGGCGAATGGCTACAATAAGCGATATGGTCTTTTCTTTGTTGATTATGAAACACAGAAGAGATATATTAAGAAAAGTGCTCTTTGGGTAAAAGGGCTAAAACGGAATTAA
- a CDS encoding PTS lactose/cellobiose transporter subunit IIA: protein MKSKEEINMLGFTIVAYAGDARSDLMDALAFARDGYFEQARELVESANDSIVSAHREQTNLLAEEASGDNFEVSFIMIHGQDTLMTTMLLYDQVKFFIDEYERIRKIEEHIGLQ, encoded by the coding sequence ATGAAATCAAAAGAAGAAATAAATATGCTTGGTTTTACAATTGTCGCTTACGCAGGAGATGCAAGGTCAGATTTGATGGATGCTTTGGCGTTTGCGAGAGATGGATATTTTGAACAGGCAAGAGAATTGGTTGAGTCTGCAAACGACTCAATAGTGTCTGCCCATCGAGAACAGACTAATTTATTAGCGGAGGAGGCATCTGGAGATAATTTTGAAGTGAGTTTTATCATGATTCATGGTCAAGATACCTTGATGACAACGATGCTATTGTATGATCAGGTCAAGTTTTTTATTGATGAATATGAACGAATTCGAAAGATTGAAGAACATATTGGTTTGCAATGA